A single Malaclemys terrapin pileata isolate rMalTer1 chromosome 3, rMalTer1.hap1, whole genome shotgun sequence DNA region contains:
- the MIA3 gene encoding transport and Golgi organization protein 1 homolog isoform X1, which yields MAAARPRFSLLLLALVALLLPAQRPLCLAAKHLDRRFAERKRCADPECSMLMYRGKAKQDFKGPDCRFINLKEGEAVYVYYKLIGKSTELWAGSVGSEFGYFPKDLLEINYIYNTSDELELPTDETDFVCFDGGKDNFDNYNVDELLKSSEETAVNRGKAELNAPGTEVVEETKEEEETEGSNTVKPLDVSETDVLEPVPEENKKGFTKTEEKVSFLSENTENVQGLFKSERDDLNIYSHEKKSQGDQIAHPHSEGMLQEKLKVLESENAKKSNNPQGTAKESDKESEEIDAYTLLNRELSMDLKTKFGSTADALVSDDEMTSLVTSLEDDFNEDLNTDSHDTEWLEDLKEQSEEIPLLSFTKEETPVDSEASKYADHESEKNKPYETIEDAAELITQRNNEKKDYPGLLTTVEDTIFPTRRGGERTNDDTDVGKSDSMEEKEEEDEVIPVSKEDKTAATVQLEDLTEEDLLKKEKHVVDGQDPKEKMNKTKQYEEEFMDDKTESFTEELHSTSVHDPSAIPSLESKLSIEEKQEALKPPVGNIKDDPEGITLHKILKDKEKAEEEILEDSLENDTKPKTLWKKIKGKKASGDQQSINFLPEPLEERKSASQSDLGDIDLLEGKREHETSATEKQDIQQNGEDFEQTRVPENENQTNVAVKEETEILRGKKEEDPNNQHTSKGAVEQSKQQENKTRYSEEDAEQELSRNTGKKTLEKSIGEIATEEISTDTTQDVEIERLTQQDTAHSGDENKDKALGTEIVGEKTVKPEFLSEELEAEEDDDLLSQAEEELLDDDNAASAKLSKERLANRQGNKLDGESTNPELEIPDGAISGTANPVYEIDESGEEANTTFKHARKNSMQDLSETKNEEEDIQFSGAKLNEMEEDEESPEIEERLVAPEVEEEDERTLPNDKSLETVDSKNDFNQTEDPLLEDLVQKDLKDIQNVIEQTGPADTSVTTHEAVEPGYREAVKQLTIIKEFLDEKRVARLQKYLGPEHIVRVEAMFHNMKLKLDLAQKGNHDYEDIEQALDQILTFSESRIMEIVEHVLDARQAENKEEVVKEIDLWDEEAALMDDVQELIYLLRHKYSSVSESEPLVSVPEHEKDYNMPGTDTVKETEYDSHLVGSSSSAEEIGQKFPQVEDERPVQHTEEEEEALKLREPEPDMNIVEEVGLLDKKETQEILDTEKGLSLADTSLGPIQSNREDLAAGIVTTADDTVKIESPHLEADPAVPHITLNDVAVLAKENMRPFTDLLVATLPEDIRPGPDFHGLPWEPIIITALVGIATLGILFWRTCLSVKSRMYQVTEKQLAEKIKNLLQEKTEILEKMSEYDQKIKEAKESVKVAQKQNTSLSDEAAGLKDVIKGLEETNHLLDDRLRNLHTMLETERQQNVKKEDKIFEMQKSLEKLQEVIMLHSVELSEVQIVLNEAKLSEEKVKSELRHVQEENARLKKRKEQLLQEAEGWSERHTELSEQIKLYQKSQKDIEEALAYKENEIEVLTNCIMQLKQFDADSEAKKDGEGNGWDTGDDLANGELPDNRSEKMKNQIKQMMDVSRVKTTLSIVEEDRDLLQSKLSDEIAARHELEEQIKKLEHDSCSLQTAKARFENECKTLQQKVEILNELYQQKEMALQKKLTQEEYERQEKEQKLSAADEKAVLAVEEVKVYKQRILEMEEELKKTERSYKNQIAGHEKKAHDNWLIARSAERALAEEKREAANLRQKLIEVNQKIAMLQRPLIVKPTAGRPDRQVPARRGPLSRDGSFGPSPVSGGGPSPPLMMEAPGQPLSATRREGSRSEFVDGPSAPRRPPELSGRSSVPDLGPAVAALVNSGPRTSSPSTSMDGVQNPPKDSEALCVSTVPPSSSEAAAVNLGPKGPPSFPGTPIMTSPVTGPPPPPIRFGALPPPLRGHYGSRPLPLPLVRGPPPPPPAARDYLPGPPLGMRDVPPGPLPPPDPRGYVRFPPPFRPGGPLGPRDYPPGPRLPPQGLRDYPPPPSRDLPPPGSKDYPPAPPCPPSPAGPRDYTHPPEQKP from the exons GTTGGCAGTGAATTTGGATATTTTCCAAAGGATTTActtgaaataaattatatttataatacGAGTGATGAGCTAGAACTACCAACAGAT gaaactgattttgtttgttttgatggaGGAAAAGATAATTTTGATAACTATAATGTGGATGAGCTTTTAAAATCTTCGGAAGAAACTGCGGTGAACAGGGGCAAAGCTGAACTGAATGCTCCAGGGACAGAAGTTGTTGAAGAAaccaaagaggaggaggagacagaaggGTCCAATACTGTAAAGCCCCTTGATGTTTCTGAGACTGATGTTCTTGAGCCAGTTCCAGAAGAAAACAAGAAAGGCTTCaccaaaacagaagaaaaagtcagttttctttctgaaaataCTGAGAATGTACAGGGACTCttcaaatctgagagggatgatcTCAACATATATAGCCATGAAAAAAAGTCTCAGGGAGACCAAATTGCACATCCTCACTCAGAAGGAATGCTACAAGAAAAATTAAAAGTGCTAGAAAGTGAAAATGCCAAAAAGTCTAATAATCCTCAGGGTACAGCCAAAGAATCAGATAAGGAGAGTGAAGAGATTGATGCCTATACACTTTTAAACAGAGAACTATCTATGGACTTGAAAACAAAATTTGGCTCAACTGCAGATGCCCTTGTGTCTGATGATGAGATGACTAGCCTTGTGACATCACTGGAGGATGATTTTAATGAAGATTTGAATACTGATTCTCATGACACAGAGTGGCTAGAAGATCTTAAGGAACAATctgaagaaattcctttgctgTCATTTACAAAAGAAGAAACTCCAGTGGACTCAGAAGCTAGTAAATATGCTGACCATGAGTCAGAAAAGAATAAACCCTATGAAACCATTGAGGATGCTGCAGAGTTAATTACCCAAAGAAATAATGAGAAAAAAGACTATCCGGGTTTATTAACAACTGTAGAGGACACTATCTTTCCAACTCGCAGAGGGGGTGAAAGAACAAATGATGATACAGATGTGGGCAAGTCTGATTCAATGgaagaaaaagaggaagaagatgagGTGATCCCAGTTAGTAAGGAGGATAAAACAGCAGCAACAGTTCAGCTTGAAGATCTAACGGAAGAAGACCTTCTCAAAAAGGAAAAACATGTTGTAGATGGCCAAGATCcaaaggaaaaaatgaataaaactaaACAGTATGAGGAAGAGTTCATGGATGATAAGACAGAATCATTTACTGAAGAACTGCACAGCACATCTGTGCATGATCCTAGCGCTATTCCTAGCCTGGAGTCTAAATTATCCATTGAAGAAAAGCAAGAAGCTTTAAAACCACCTGTAGGCAACATCAAAGATGATCCAGAAGGAATTACTCTTCATAAAATATTGAAAGATAAAGAAAAGGCAGAGGAGGAGATTTTGGAGGACAGCTTGGAAAATGATACAAAACCCAAAACATTATGgaagaaaataaagggaaaaaaagcatcTGGGGACCAGCAATCCATCAATTTTCTACCAGAACCACTGGAGGAGCGAAAAAGTGCATCCCAAAGTGACCTGGGGGATATTGACCTCTTAGAAGGCAAAAGAGAGCATGAAACATCTGCTACAGAGAAACAAGATATTCAACAAAATGGAGAGGATTTTGAACAAACAAGGGTGCCTGAGAATGAGAATCAAACAAATGTTGCTGTTAAGGAAGAAACTGAAAtactaaggggaaaaaaggaagaagacCCGAACAATCAGCATACGAGTAAAGGAGCTGTTGAGCAATCTAAGCAACAAGAAAACAAGACCAGGtattcagaggaagatgcagaaCAAGAGCTTTCCAGAAACACAGGCAAGAAGACACTAGAAAAAAGTATTGGTGAAATAGCAACTGAAGAAATATCCACAGACACTACACAGGATGTTGAGATAGAGAGGCTGACCCAACAAGACACTGCTCATAGTGGGGATGAAAATAAAGACAAAGCTCTTGGAACCGAAATAGTTGGAGAAAAAACAGTAAAACCAGAATTTCTGTCCGAAGAGTTGGAAGCTGAAGAAGATGATGACCTCCTAAGTCAAGCAGAGGAAGAACTATTAGACGATGACAATGCTGCGAGTGCAAAATTGTCAAAAGAGAGGCTTGCAAATAGACAGGGTAATAAATTAGATGGAGAAAGTACAAACCCAGAATTGGAAATACCAGATGGAGCTATTTCAGGAACTGCTAATCCTGTTTATGAAATCGATGAATCAGGAGAGGAAGCAAACACAACATTTAAGCATGCCAGAAAGAACAGCATGCAAGATTTGAGTGAGACCAAGAATGAAGAGGAGGATATACAATTCAGTGGAGCTAAACTGAATGAGATGGAAGAAGACGAGGAGTCTCCAGAAATAGAAGAAAGATTAGTAGCACCTGAAGTGGAAGAAGAGGATGAAAGGACTTTGCCAAATGACAAGTCCCTTGAAACAGTGGACAGCAAAAATGACTTTAATCAAACAGAAGATCCTCTCTTAGAGGATCTTGTGCAGAAAGACCTGAAAGATATTCAGAACGTAATAGAGCAGACAGGGCCTGCTGATACTTCTGTAACCACACATGAAGCTGTGGAGCCAGGATACAGAGAGGCTGTGAAGCAGCTCACTATAATAAAAGAATTTCTTGATGAAAAGCGAGTGGCACGTTTACAAAAGTATCTTGGGCCCGAGCACATTGTCAGGGTAGAAGCCATGTTTCACAACATGAAGTTGAAGCTGGATCTTGCGCAAAAGGGTAATCATGATTATGAGGATATTGAACAAGCTTTGGACCAGATCCTTACATTTTCAGAATCTAGGATAATGGAAATTGTGGAACATGTTTTAGATGCAAGGCAAGCAGAAAATAAAGAAGAGGTGGTGAAAGAAATCGATTTGTGGGATGAAGAAGCTGCACTGATGGATGATGTTCAGGAATTAATATATTTGTTAAGGCACAAGTACTCATCTGTTAGTGAGAGTGAACCTCTTGTGTCTGTTCCAGAACATGAGAAGGATTATAACATGCCTGGTACAG ATACTGTAAAAGAAACTGAATATGATAGCCATCTTGTGGGAAGCTCAAGTTCAGCTGAAGAAATTGGTCAGAAATTCCCACAAGTTGAAGATGAGAGGCCAGTACAGCAtactgaagaggaggaggaggctcttAAACTGAGGGAGCCTGAGCCAGATATGAATAttgtggaagaggtggggctctTGGATAAAAAGGAAACCCAGGAAATCCTTGATACTGAGAAGGGATTGTCACTGGCGGATACGTCCCTTGGGCCAATTCAAAGTAACAGAGAAGATTTGGCTGCAG GTATAGTTACTACTGCGGATGATACTGTGAAGATTGAAAGTCCTCACTTAGAAGCAGATCCTGCTGTACCTCATATAACTCTCAATGATGTGGCTGTTTTAGCTAAAGAAAACATGCGACCATTCACAGATCTT TTGGTTGCCACACTGCCTGAGGACATTCGGCCTGGGCCTGACTTCCATGGACTTCCATGGGAGCCCATCATTATCACTGCCTTGGTGGGAATTGCTACTCTAGGTATACTGTTCTGGAGAACCTGCCTTTCA GTAAAGAGTAGAATGTATCAAG TGACTGAAAAGCAACTTGCTGAAAAGATTAAAAATCTCCtacaagaaaaaacagaaatcttAGAGAAGATGTCAGAATATGACCAAAAG ATTAAGGAAGCCAAGGAATCTGTGAAGGTGGCCCAGAAACAGAACACTAGTCTCTCAGATGAAGCTGCAGGACTTAAG GACGTTATCAAGGGGCTTGAAGAAACAAACCATCTCCTAGATGACAGATTGAGAAATTTGCACACAATGCTAGAAACAGAGAGACAGCAGAATGTGAAGAAAGAGGACAAA ATATTTGAAATGCAGAAGTCTTTGGAGAAACTCCAAGAAGTTATCATGCTGCATTCTGTAGAGCTTTCGGAG GTTCAAATAGTCCTCAATGAAGCTAAACTAAGTGAAGAAAAGGTGAAGTCTGAGCTTCGTCATGTACAGGAAGAGAATGCTAGACTCAAAAAGAGAAAGGAGCAA CTGCTACAAGAAGCAGAAGGCTGGAGTGAGAGACACACTGAGCTCAGTGAACAGATCAAACTGTATCAGAAGTCTCAGAAGGACATAGAAGAAGCACTCGCCTACAAGGAAAATGAAATCGAA GTTTTGACTAACTGCATTATGCAGCTAAAGCAATTTGATGCAGATTCTGAGGCCAAGAAGGATGGAGAAGGAAATGGATGGGACACAGGAGACGATCTGGCCAATGGAGAACTGCCAG ATAACCGGAGTGAGAAGATGAAGAATCAGATTAAGCAGATGATGGATGTCTCAAGG GTAAAAACAACATTATCTATAGTTGAAGAAGATAGAGATCTTTTGCAATCCAAACTGAGTGATGAAATAGCAGCAAGGCATGAGCTAGAAG AGCAAATAAAAAAGCTGGAACATGATTCCTGTTCACTACAGACAGCCAAAGCTCGATTTGAAAATGAATGTAAAACTCTGCAACAGAAGGTGGAAATTCTCAATGAGCTCTATCAACAGAAGGAGATGGCGCTTCAAAA GAAGCTGACCCAGGAGGAGTACGAGCGTCAAGAGAAGGAGCAGAAATTGTCTGCTGCAGATGAAAAAGCAGTGTTGGCTGTTGAGGAAGTGAAAGTTTACAA GCAAAGAATTCTGGAAATGGAGGAAGAGCTGAAAAAAACCGAGAGGTCTTATAAAAACCAG ATTGCTGGTCATGAGAAGAAGGCCCATGACAATTGG ctcattgcccgctCTGCAGAGAGAGCTTTGGCTGAAGAAAAGAGAGAAGCTGCCAACCTGAGGCAAAA ATTAATAGAAGTGAACCAAAAAATTGCAATGCTTCAAAGACCATTAATTGTAAAACCGACTGCAGGCAGACCTGACCGTCAAGTCCCAGCACGGAGAG GTCCACTGAGCCGTGATGGCTCTTTTGGGCCATCACCTGTGAGTGGAGGAGGTCCTTCCCCGCCATTGATGATGGAAGCTCCTGGTCAGCCCCTCTCTGCCACACGAAGGGAAGGTTCAAGAAGTGAATTTG TGGATGGCCCTTCAGCTCCAAGGAGGCCACCTGAGCTGTCTGGAAGATCATCTGTCCCAG ATCTTGGCCCTGCTGTAGCAGCCCTGGTCAATAGTGGGCCAAGAACCTCCTCACCTTCCACATCCATGGACGGAGTG caaaaccctCCCAAAGACTCTGAAGCCCTGTGTGTATCTACTGTTCCGCCTTCATCTtctgaagcagcagca GTGAACCTAGGTCCTAAAGGTCCCCCATCTTTTCCTGGGACACCCATAATGACCTCTCCAGTGACCGGACCTCCGCCACCTCCAATTCGATTTGGAGCACTGCCACCTCCACTGCGTGGGCACTATGGGTCTCGGCCCCTTCCTCTACCCTTAG TTCGTGgtcctccaccaccacctccagctGCAAGAGACTATTTACCTGGCCCACCATTAGGAATGAGAGACGTGCCTCCTGGCCCATTACCGCCTCCTGATCCAAGAGGATATGTACGTTTCCCTCCTCCTTTTCGACCTGGAGGCCCTCTTGGCCCACGAGATTATCCTCCTGGCCCACGGCTACCCCCACAAGGTTTAAGGGACTATCCCCCTCCTCCAAGTAGAGACTTGCCTCCACCAGGATCTAAAGACTACCCACCAGCCCCTCCTTGTCCACCATCACCAGCAGGCCCCAGGGACTACACACATCCTCCTGAACAAAAACCATAA